Proteins from one Comamonas flocculans genomic window:
- a CDS encoding Hsp20/alpha crystallin family protein: MKRREDLPDWMWSDALAALDRAERMHRQLFQPRHASTWEPPVDVLETEHEVLIYVALPGVDAHEVGAMIEDATLVVSGRRTLPPALRTAAIHRLELPQGRFERHIALPAGRYGAVDVASEQGCLVIRLHKMP; this comes from the coding sequence ATGAAACGCCGAGAAGATTTGCCCGACTGGATGTGGTCCGACGCGCTCGCGGCGCTGGACCGCGCCGAGCGCATGCACCGCCAGCTGTTCCAGCCGCGCCACGCCAGCACCTGGGAGCCGCCGGTGGACGTGCTGGAGACCGAGCACGAGGTGCTGATCTACGTGGCCCTGCCCGGCGTGGACGCGCATGAGGTCGGGGCCATGATCGAGGATGCGACGCTCGTGGTCTCGGGCCGGCGCACCCTGCCGCCGGCGCTGCGCACCGCCGCCATCCACCGGCTGGAACTGCCCCAGGGGCGCTTCGAGCGGCACATCGCCCTGCCGGCCGGCCGCTACGGCGCGGTGGACGTCGCGAGCGAGCAGGGCTGTCTGGTCATCCGCCTGCACAAGATGCCATGA